In one Dermacentor albipictus isolate Rhodes 1998 colony chromosome 4, USDA_Dalb.pri_finalv2, whole genome shotgun sequence genomic region, the following are encoded:
- the LOC139059338 gene encoding POU domain protein 2-like isoform X4, which produces MLRIGYDSGGTDPGMNGDLSNDTQDSATSQDTGDLGQDEDSMDSEKALNLIKKSARSGLFHEMDDEQLEAKVAPGSGGGKASAAAANGQAGPMAGMLAAASTPTPAVPPSALVTTTAAAALAAAAAAGQLSLNQLMVAGAQGQQSNLLMQAGLAQQLQHVGKLPTASGLPGLPVSSQDLQQLQQQLQQHQQNLQNQMGQFVFLQPGQLPPNVQAQLFLQNQGLLQQGLMQQSLQNLQLQASQALPPGVLSSQAAATVAAAAAAAAQQQLHQLQQQHHHQQQQRQQQQQQQEHQGHNRALHQSPHNMAHIQHKQAPTGPHQVKSRPAEPSPEEMTDLEELEQFAKTFKQRRIKLGFTQGDVGLAMGKLYGNDFSQTTISRFEALNLSFKNMCKLKPLLQRWLEDADASLNNPAALANAHTTPESIGRRRKKRTSIETSVRVALEKAFVQNPKPTSEEIAVLAEGLSMEKEVVRVWFCNRRQKEKRINPPPGGAAAGASPPPPGLHLSSPPPLPPLGALHSPASLASNASTPSPPHAPTPTAAHPPRPLPLPPHAHSPPALIKTE; this is translated from the exons atcCAGGGATGAACGGTGACCTCTCGAACGACACACAAGACAGTGCAACTAGTCAAGACACGGGCGACCTGGGTCAGGATGAAGACAGTATGGACTCCGAGAAAGCCCTCAATCTC ATCAAGAAGTCGGCGCGGTCGGGCCTCTTCCACGAGATGGACGACGAGCAGCTGGAAGCGAAGGTGGCGCcgggcagcggcggcggcaaggcgtcggcggcggcggccaacGGCCAGGCGGGACCCATGGCCGGCATGCTGGCGGCGGCCTCGACTCCGACGCCCGCCGTGCCCCCGTCCGCGCTCGTGACCACCACGGCGGCCGCGgccctggccgcggcggccgccgccggacAGCTCTCGCTCAACCAG CTGATGGTAGCTGGAGCTCAGGGCCAACAGTCGAACCTTTTAATGCAGGCCGGATTGGCTCAGCAGTTGCAGCACGTAGGCAAG TTGCCAACGGCTTCAGGTCTTCCTGGACTTCCTGTCAGTAGCCAGGACCTCCAGCAGCTACAACAGCAGCTCCAGCAGCATCAGCAAAATCTTCAGAATCAAATGGGCCAGTTTGTGTTTTTGCAGCCGGGACAGCTGCCACCAAATGTACAAGCGCAACTCTTTCTGCAGAACCAG GGTCTCCTCCAGCAGGGCCTGATGCAGCAGAGCCTGCAGAACCTGCAGCTGCAGGCCAGCCAGGCGCTGCCCCCTGGGGTGCTTTCGTCGCAAGCGGCAGCCACCGTGgcggctgccgctgccgctgccgctcaGCAACAGTTGCACCAGCTCCAGCAGCAACACCACCACCAGCAacaacagcggcagcagcagcaacagcaacaggaGCACCAGGGGCACAACCGGGCATTGCACCAGTCGCCACACAATATGGCTCACATTCAGCACAAG CAAGCGCCGACAGGTCCTCACCAAGTCAAATCGAGACCAGCGGAGCCAAGTCCAGAGGAAATGACGGACTTGGAAGAGCTCGAGCAGTTTGCCAAAACGTTCAAGCAAAGGCGGATCAAGCTCG GTTTCACACAGGGAGATGTGGGCCTGGCTATGGGAAAGCTGTACGGCAATGACTTCAGCCAGACCACCATCTCCCGGTTCGAGGCGCTCAACCTGAGCTTCAAGAACATGTGCAAGCTGAAGCCGCTGCTGCAGCGATGGCTCGAGGACGCGGACGCCTCGCTGAACAACCCGGCTGCCCTCGCCAACGCCCACACCACACCGGAGTCGATCGGCCGGCGCCGCAAGAAGCGCACCAGCATCGAGACGAGCGTGCGTGTGGCGCTCGAGAAGGCATTCGTGCAGAACCCCAAGCCCACATCGGAGGAGATTGCCGTGCTAGCCGAGGGCCTCTCCATGGAGAAGGAGGTGGTCCGCGTCTGGTTCTGCAACCGGCGCCAGAAGGAGAAGCGCATCAACCCGCCACCGGGGGGCGCCGCCGCGGGAgcctcgccgccgccgcccggCCTGCACCTGAGCAGcccgccaccgctgccgccgctggGCGCCCTCCACTCGCCGGCGTCGCTCGCGAGCAACGCGTCCACGCCGTCGCCCCCTCACGCGCCCACCCCGACCGCCGCCCACCCCCCGCGGCCGCTCCCGCTGCCGCCGCACGCCCACTCTCCGCCGGCTCTGATCAAGACGGAGTGA